One window from the genome of Candidatus Chlamydia corallus encodes:
- a CDS encoding ATP-dependent Clp protease ATP-binding subunit, with translation MFEKFTNRAKQVIKLAKKEAQRLNHNYLGTEHILLGLLKLGQGVAVNVLRNLGIDFDTARQEVERLIGYGPEIQVYGDPALTGRVKKSFESANEEASLLEHNYVGTEHLLLGILHQTDSVALQVLENLHIDPREIRKEILKELETFNLQLPPSSSSSSSRSNPSSSKSSLGHSLGSDKSEKLSALKAYGYDLTEMFRESKLDPVIGRSSEVERLILILCRRRKNNPVLIGEAGVGKTAIVEGLAQKIILNEVPDALRKKRLITLDLALMIAGTKYRGQFEERIKAVMDEVRKHGNILLFIDELHTIVGAGAAEGAIDASNILKPALARGEIQCIGATTIDEYRKHIEKDAALERRFQKIVVHPPSVDETIEILRGLKKKYEEHHNVFITEEALKAAATLSDQYVHGRFLPDKAIDLLDEAGARVRVNTMGQPTDLMKLEAEIENTKLAKEQAIGTQEYEKAAGLRDEEKKLRERLQSMKQEWENHKEEHQVPVDEEAVAQVVSLQTGIPSARLTEAESEKLLKLEDTLRRKVIGQNDAVTSICRAIRRSRTGIKDPNRPTGSFLFLGPTGVGKSLLAQQIAIEMFGGEDALIQVDMSEYMEKFAATKMMGSPPGYVGHEEGGHLTEQVRRRPYCVVLFDEIEKAHPDIMDLMLQILEQGRLTDSFGRKVDFRHAIIIMTSNLGADLIRKSGEIGFGLKSHMDYKVIQEKIENAMKKHLKPEFINRLDESVIFRPLEKESLSEIIHLEINKLDSRLKNYQMALNIPDSVISFLVTKGHSPEMGARPLRRVIEQYLEDPLAELLLKESCRQEARKLRATLVENRVTFEREEEEQEPKEAAIPSPGMES, from the coding sequence ATGTTTGAGAAGTTTACTAATAGAGCAAAGCAAGTCATTAAATTGGCCAAAAAGGAGGCTCAGCGTTTAAATCATAACTATCTGGGCACCGAACACATCCTACTTGGCCTGCTCAAACTCGGCCAAGGGGTAGCTGTTAATGTGTTACGCAACCTCGGGATAGATTTTGATACAGCAAGACAAGAAGTCGAACGTCTGATTGGTTATGGTCCAGAAATCCAAGTCTACGGAGATCCCGCCCTTACAGGGAGAGTAAAAAAATCTTTTGAATCAGCAAATGAAGAAGCCAGCCTCCTAGAGCACAATTATGTAGGGACCGAGCATTTGCTCTTAGGGATCTTGCACCAAACAGATAGCGTGGCTCTCCAAGTATTAGAAAATTTACACATTGATCCAAGAGAGATTCGTAAGGAAATTCTTAAAGAATTAGAGACCTTCAATCTACAGCTTCCTCCTTCTTCTTCCTCATCATCCTCTCGAAGCAACCCCTCTTCTTCGAAATCCTCGTTAGGCCATAGCCTAGGTTCCGACAAAAGCGAGAAGCTTTCTGCTTTAAAAGCATACGGTTATGATTTAACGGAGATGTTCAGAGAATCCAAGCTCGATCCTGTCATCGGTCGTTCCTCGGAAGTTGAGCGGTTAATTTTGATTCTTTGTCGAAGAAGAAAAAACAATCCTGTGCTTATTGGAGAAGCGGGAGTTGGTAAGACTGCGATTGTTGAGGGTCTTGCTCAAAAGATTATTCTCAATGAAGTTCCTGATGCGTTGCGCAAAAAGCGATTGATTACCTTGGATCTTGCTTTGATGATTGCGGGAACAAAATACCGGGGGCAATTTGAGGAGCGGATTAAAGCTGTCATGGATGAGGTTCGCAAGCATGGAAACATCTTGCTCTTCATTGATGAGCTCCACACGATTGTAGGAGCAGGAGCCGCCGAAGGAGCCATAGATGCTTCTAACATTTTAAAACCTGCGCTAGCCCGGGGTGAAATTCAATGTATTGGCGCGACTACCATAGATGAGTATCGCAAGCACATAGAAAAAGACGCTGCTCTAGAACGTCGTTTCCAAAAAATTGTCGTTCATCCTCCTAGTGTGGATGAGACTATTGAGATTTTACGTGGTCTGAAGAAAAAATATGAAGAACACCACAATGTCTTTATTACAGAAGAGGCTTTAAAAGCGGCTGCTACTCTTTCAGATCAATATGTTCATGGACGTTTCCTTCCAGATAAGGCGATTGATCTTTTAGATGAAGCGGGCGCTCGTGTCCGTGTGAACACTATGGGTCAGCCCACAGATTTAATGAAGCTAGAAGCAGAAATCGAAAATACAAAATTGGCCAAAGAACAGGCAATTGGCACCCAAGAATACGAAAAAGCCGCAGGCTTACGTGATGAAGAGAAGAAACTTCGTGAACGTCTGCAAAGTATGAAGCAGGAATGGGAAAATCATAAGGAAGAGCACCAGGTTCCTGTAGATGAGGAAGCAGTAGCTCAAGTAGTTTCGCTGCAAACAGGAATCCCATCAGCAAGGCTTACAGAAGCCGAAAGTGAAAAGCTCCTGAAATTAGAAGACACGTTAAGGAGAAAAGTGATTGGTCAGAACGATGCGGTTACCAGCATCTGCCGCGCCATCCGACGCTCTCGAACAGGAATCAAAGATCCTAACAGACCTACGGGTTCCTTCCTATTTCTTGGGCCTACAGGCGTAGGTAAAAGCCTGCTCGCTCAGCAAATTGCTATAGAGATGTTTGGTGGTGAGGATGCTCTCATTCAGGTGGACATGTCGGAATACATGGAAAAATTTGCTGCCACTAAGATGATGGGATCGCCTCCAGGATATGTAGGTCATGAAGAAGGGGGTCATCTTACTGAGCAAGTCCGTCGTCGTCCTTACTGTGTGGTCCTCTTTGATGAGATAGAAAAGGCTCACCCCGACATTATGGACCTGATGTTGCAAATTTTAGAACAAGGACGTCTTACAGATTCTTTTGGTCGTAAGGTGGATTTCCGTCATGCGATCATTATCATGACCTCCAATTTGGGAGCAGATCTCATTCGCAAAAGTGGAGAAATCGGTTTTGGCCTAAAGTCTCATATGGATTATAAGGTTATCCAAGAAAAAATCGAAAATGCTATGAAAAAGCACTTAAAGCCTGAGTTTATTAACCGTTTGGATGAAAGTGTGATTTTCCGTCCCTTAGAAAAAGAATCCCTATCAGAGATTATCCATTTGGAAATCAATAAGCTTGACTCAAGACTTAAAAATTACCAAATGGCTCTTAATATCCCTGACTCTGTGATTTCCTTCCTGGTCACGAAGGGACATTCTCCAGAAATGGGAGCGCGTCCTTTACGTCGTGTCATTGAGCAATACCTTGAAGATCCTCTAGCAGAGCTACTGCTTAAAGAGTCCTGCCGTCAAGAAGCTCGCAAGCTACGCGCGACCTTAGTCGAAAACCGTGTTACATTCGAAAGGGAAGAAGAGGAGCAAGAGCCCAAAGAAGCTGCGATCCCTAGTCCTGGGATGGAATCCTAG